A stretch of Crossiella cryophila DNA encodes these proteins:
- a CDS encoding helix-turn-helix domain-containing protein: MPTDRLGQTRQLATTSEYGVLGVRDVDFTLERVPVSADLAPLVERYWLVSWDLPPGRRASVTLLPHPCVNLVFDRGRLAVSGVGSSRFSYAYEGAGRVFGVKFRPGGFLPFLGAPVAELTDQVRPLSALWGADAEVMAAELAAARGLDELVAVAERWLRARWPGVAAETAEVGRIVRTLLHDREISRVGDVCARFGISPRSLQRLFHRHVGVSPKWVLRRYRLHEAAARLAEGTSGTWTEVALELGYFDQSHFIRDFTRAIGLTPVAYAEACRSRQAPVSA; encoded by the coding sequence GTGCCGACCGACCGGCTTGGACAAACGCGACAGCTCGCCACGACGAGCGAGTACGGGGTGCTCGGGGTGCGGGATGTCGACTTCACCCTGGAGCGGGTGCCGGTGTCGGCGGATCTGGCGCCGTTGGTGGAGCGGTATTGGCTGGTGTCCTGGGACCTGCCGCCGGGCAGGCGGGCTTCGGTGACGTTGTTGCCGCATCCGTGTGTGAACCTGGTGTTCGACCGGGGGCGGCTGGCCGTCAGCGGGGTGGGCAGCTCGCGGTTCAGCTACGCCTATGAGGGCGCGGGGCGGGTGTTCGGGGTCAAGTTCCGGCCGGGTGGGTTCCTGCCGTTCCTGGGTGCGCCGGTGGCGGAGCTGACCGATCAGGTGCGGCCGTTGTCGGCGTTGTGGGGCGCTGACGCGGAGGTGATGGCCGCCGAGCTGGCTGCGGCGCGGGGGCTGGATGAGCTGGTCGCGGTGGCGGAGCGGTGGCTGCGGGCGCGCTGGCCGGGGGTGGCGGCGGAGACCGCCGAGGTGGGGCGGATCGTGCGGACGTTGCTGCATGACCGGGAGATCAGCCGGGTGGGCGATGTGTGCGCACGCTTCGGGATCTCGCCGCGGTCGTTGCAGCGGTTGTTCCACCGGCATGTCGGGGTGAGTCCGAAGTGGGTGCTGCGCCGGTACCGGTTGCACGAGGCCGCGGCGCGGCTGGCCGAGGGCACCTCCGGCACCTGGACCGAGGTCGCCCTGGAGCTGGGGTACTTCGACCAGTCGCACTTCATCCGCGACTTCACCAGGGCGATCGGGCTGACGCCGGTCGCCTACGCCGAGGCCTGCCGGTCGCGGCAGGCCCCGGTCAGCGCCTGA
- a CDS encoding M28 family peptidase: MPVTRTVSRALTALTTVALLGFSLAAPAIAASSTGQARAAAILSAPIYAAPPNIPDANVMAHMQQFQAIADRNGGNRAHGRPGYRASIDYVKGKLDAAGFRTTLQSFTHNGATGWNLTADWTSGDANQVVFLGAHLDSVTAGPGMNDNASGSAAALETALAVSREKLVTQKKLRFGWWGAEELGLIGSRYYVNALPAAERAKIKSYLNFDMVGARGTTTWGVYNDNASIQQMFQAYFRGKGIPTRTMSIGGRSDHASFARVGVPVGGIGSGNDPCYHQRCDTITNVAANVMGVATNAAAHSAWTLAGATVAARQPAAA, translated from the coding sequence ATGCCTGTGACAAGGACAGTCTCGCGGGCCCTCACCGCGCTGACAACCGTTGCCCTGCTTGGCTTCTCCCTCGCCGCCCCGGCGATCGCGGCCTCCAGCACCGGCCAGGCCCGCGCGGCCGCGATACTCAGCGCACCGATATATGCCGCGCCGCCGAATATCCCGGACGCGAACGTGATGGCGCACATGCAGCAGTTCCAGGCCATCGCCGATCGCAACGGCGGCAACCGGGCGCACGGCCGTCCCGGCTACCGGGCCTCGATCGACTACGTCAAGGGCAAGCTGGACGCCGCCGGGTTCCGCACCACCCTGCAGTCCTTCACCCACAACGGCGCCACCGGCTGGAACCTCACCGCGGACTGGACCAGCGGCGACGCCAACCAGGTGGTGTTCCTGGGCGCCCACCTGGACTCGGTGACCGCCGGACCGGGCATGAACGACAACGCCTCCGGCTCGGCCGCCGCCCTGGAGACCGCCCTCGCGGTGTCCAGGGAGAAACTGGTGACGCAGAAGAAACTGCGCTTCGGCTGGTGGGGCGCTGAGGAACTCGGCCTGATCGGCTCCCGCTACTACGTCAACGCACTGCCGGCCGCCGAACGCGCGAAGATCAAGAGCTACCTCAACTTCGACATGGTCGGCGCCCGCGGCACCACCACCTGGGGTGTCTACAACGACAACGCGAGCATCCAGCAGATGTTCCAGGCCTACTTCCGCGGCAAGGGCATCCCGACCCGCACGATGAGCATCGGCGGCCGCTCCGACCACGCCAGCTTCGCCAGGGTCGGCGTCCCGGTCGGCGGCATCGGCAGTGGCAACGATCCCTGCTACCACCAGCGCTGCGACACCATCACCAACGTGGCCGCCAACGTCATGGGCGTGGCCACCAACGCCGCCGCGCACAGCGCGTGGACCCTGGCCGGTGCGACGGTCGCGGCGAGGCAACCCGCCGCCGCGTAG
- a CDS encoding HSP90 family protein produces the protein MDRTFQVDLRGVVDLLSHHLYSSPRVYLRELLQNAVDAVTARRAVEPGAPAAIAIDTTGTTLTITDTGIGLSEEQVHELLATIGRSSKRDELGFARHEFLGQFGIGLLSAFLVADEVTVLTRAHTGAPAVKWVGRADGTYRIAAADRAETGTTVVLTARAGAESWFAGPTVLELATLYGSMLPFPVTVGGRRVAGDGPPWRADERPAGQRLADLVGYAQDTFDFTPFDVVELDVPQAGLTGVAYVLPFQANPAERAGHRVYLKRMLLTESADGLLPGWAFFARCVIDAAELRPTASREALYDDGLLEEVREALGAQLRGWLVGLAATDPGRLARFLGVHHLGVKALALHDDDMLALVDEWLPLETNMGRMTLGEFRARHGRIRYTSTAEDFRQLAAVASAQGLAVVNGGYTYDSEIIARLPALDPDLVVQRLEPGEVMTRLAPLDPGVELGLRPFLANAQRAMDRLGCEVVLRAFDPAALSVLYLIDRDAAFQSELKATRAKADQLWAGVLAAFEKPAEDRPRLVLNHRNALVRRICALTDPAMVGLAVEALYGQALLLGYHPIRPADAALLNRSFLGLLEAAVPQEDNQ, from the coding sequence TTGGATCGCACATTCCAGGTGGACCTGCGTGGCGTGGTCGACCTGCTCAGCCACCACCTCTACTCCAGCCCGCGGGTCTACCTGCGCGAGCTGCTGCAGAACGCCGTCGACGCGGTGACCGCCCGCCGGGCCGTCGAACCAGGGGCGCCCGCCGCCATCGCGATCGACACCACCGGCACGACACTGACCATCACCGACACCGGCATCGGCCTGTCCGAGGAGCAGGTGCACGAACTGCTGGCCACCATCGGCCGCAGCTCCAAACGCGATGAGCTGGGCTTCGCCCGGCACGAGTTCCTCGGCCAGTTCGGCATCGGCCTGCTCTCCGCGTTCCTGGTCGCCGACGAGGTCACCGTGCTCACCCGCGCGCACACCGGCGCGCCCGCGGTGAAATGGGTCGGCCGGGCCGACGGCACCTACCGGATCGCCGCCGCCGACCGCGCCGAGACCGGCACCACCGTCGTCCTCACCGCCAGGGCTGGCGCGGAATCCTGGTTCGCCGGGCCCACCGTGCTCGAACTCGCCACCCTCTACGGCTCGATGCTGCCCTTCCCAGTCACCGTCGGCGGCCGGCGGGTCGCAGGCGACGGACCGCCCTGGCGCGCGGACGAGCGCCCGGCGGGACAGCGGCTGGCCGACCTGGTCGGCTACGCCCAGGACACCTTCGACTTCACCCCCTTCGACGTGGTCGAACTCGACGTGCCCCAGGCCGGGCTCACCGGCGTGGCCTACGTGCTGCCGTTCCAGGCCAACCCGGCCGAACGCGCCGGACACCGCGTCTACCTCAAACGCATGCTGCTCACCGAGAGCGCCGACGGGCTGCTGCCCGGCTGGGCCTTCTTCGCCCGCTGCGTCATCGACGCCGCCGAACTGCGCCCCACCGCCAGCCGCGAGGCCCTCTACGACGACGGCCTCCTGGAAGAGGTGCGCGAGGCCCTCGGCGCGCAGCTGCGCGGCTGGCTGGTCGGTCTGGCCGCCACCGACCCCGGCAGGCTGGCCCGGTTCCTGGGCGTGCACCACCTCGGCGTCAAAGCCCTCGCCCTGCACGACGACGACATGCTCGCGCTGGTCGACGAGTGGCTGCCCCTGGAGACCAACATGGGGCGGATGACCCTCGGCGAGTTCCGCGCCCGGCACGGCCGGATCCGCTACACCAGCACCGCCGAGGACTTCCGTCAGCTCGCCGCGGTCGCCTCCGCCCAGGGCCTTGCCGTGGTCAACGGCGGCTACACCTACGACAGCGAGATCATCGCCAGACTGCCCGCCCTGGACCCCGACCTGGTCGTGCAGCGCCTGGAACCCGGCGAGGTCATGACCCGGCTGGCCCCACTGGACCCTGGCGTCGAACTCGGCCTGCGCCCCTTCCTGGCCAACGCCCAGCGCGCCATGGACCGGCTCGGCTGCGAGGTCGTGCTGCGTGCCTTCGACCCGGCCGCGCTGTCCGTGCTCTACCTCATCGACCGCGACGCGGCCTTCCAGAGCGAGCTGAAAGCCACCAGGGCCAAGGCCGACCAGCTCTGGGCCGGGGTCCTGGCCGCGTTCGAGAAACCCGCCGAGGACCGGCCGCGACTCGTGCTCAACCACCGCAACGCCCTGGTCCGCCGGATCTGCGCGCTCACCGACCCGGCCATGGTCGGCCTCGCCGTGGAAGCCCTCTACGGCCAGGCCCTGCTGCTCGGCTACCACCCCATCCGGCCGGCGGATGCCGCCCTGCTCAACCGCTCGTTCCTCGGCCTGCTCGAGGCGGCCGTGCCCCAGGAGGACAACCAGTGA
- a CDS encoding helix-turn-helix transcriptional regulator, whose product MLEVLGLTADQQRVYEIVLTRPSWTTDELALTARLDPAHTADLLTFLDQAGLVVGADGRWTRVPPDSAIESYIVSHHQRLHRVRALIPALMTIYDRATGDSENHGPVELLRGHAAIGRRWAGLQRAARFEVCQFERPPYVAGAANEEARGALAAGVVYRTVYDASYVDCAHVLDALHRRRSRGERIRVLPGLPTKLGLVDRRWAILPVAIGHETDSALLVSASALLTGLRSLFEHSWQRAAPLPGQHATPGVDWRVLELLAAGLTDKTIALRMGVSLRTAQRHVRALMDTLGATSRFQAGLRAAALGLLDRGMLDRGQRGRVGSEPAPPRHPSVPQERA is encoded by the coding sequence ATGTTGGAGGTGCTCGGCCTCACCGCTGATCAACAGCGCGTCTACGAGATCGTGCTGACCCGCCCGTCCTGGACCACCGACGAACTGGCCCTGACCGCCCGCCTCGACCCCGCGCACACCGCCGACCTGCTCACCTTCCTCGACCAGGCCGGCCTGGTGGTCGGCGCCGACGGGCGCTGGACCAGGGTGCCGCCGGACTCGGCGATCGAGTCCTACATCGTCTCCCACCACCAGCGGCTGCACCGGGTGCGCGCGCTCATCCCGGCGCTGATGACCATCTACGACCGGGCCACCGGCGACTCGGAGAACCACGGCCCGGTCGAGCTGCTGCGCGGGCACGCCGCGATCGGGCGGCGCTGGGCCGGGTTGCAGCGCGCCGCCCGGTTCGAGGTGTGCCAGTTCGAGCGGCCGCCCTACGTCGCGGGCGCGGCCAACGAGGAGGCCAGGGGCGCGCTGGCCGCCGGTGTGGTCTACCGGACCGTCTACGACGCGTCCTATGTGGACTGCGCGCACGTGCTGGACGCCTTGCACCGCAGGCGATCCCGTGGCGAACGCATCCGGGTGCTGCCCGGACTGCCGACCAAACTCGGCCTGGTCGACCGGCGCTGGGCGATCCTGCCGGTGGCCATCGGCCACGAGACCGACAGCGCGCTGCTGGTCTCCGCCTCCGCCCTGCTGACCGGGTTGCGCTCGCTGTTCGAGCACTCCTGGCAGCGCGCCGCCCCACTGCCCGGCCAGCACGCCACCCCCGGCGTGGACTGGCGGGTACTGGAACTGCTCGCCGCCGGGCTCACCGACAAGACCATCGCGCTGCGCATGGGCGTCAGCCTGCGCACCGCGCAACGCCACGTCCGCGCGCTGATGGACACCCTCGGCGCCACCAGCCGGTTCCAGGCCGGGTTGCGCGCGGCCGCATTGGGACTACTCGACCGCGGAATGCTCGACCGCGGCCAGCGTGGCCGGGTAGGGTCCGAACCGGCTCCGCCGCGCCATCCGTCCGTCCCCCAGGAGCGAGCATGA
- a CDS encoding VOC family protein, producing the protein MTDNTAATGPAPTGYHRLNTFFATPDCAKAITFYQEALGAEVVKRMDAPDGQVLHAELRLGGSMFQLSEPMPDYGILPSPAEGNAFTMTFWTAEVDAVYARAIELGATPVSPVDDVFSGDRMGVFRCPAGIRWCIARHDRDVPDEEIAAAALEWSS; encoded by the coding sequence ATGACCGACAACACCGCCGCGACCGGCCCCGCCCCCACCGGCTACCACCGCCTGAACACCTTCTTCGCCACCCCCGACTGCGCCAAGGCCATCACCTTCTACCAGGAGGCACTGGGCGCCGAGGTGGTCAAACGCATGGACGCCCCCGACGGCCAGGTCCTGCACGCCGAACTCCGCCTCGGCGGCTCGATGTTCCAACTCAGCGAACCCATGCCCGACTACGGCATCCTGCCCAGCCCGGCCGAGGGAAACGCCTTCACCATGACTTTCTGGACCGCTGAGGTGGACGCGGTTTACGCCCGCGCGATCGAATTGGGCGCGACTCCGGTGAGTCCGGTCGACGATGTCTTCTCGGGGGACCGGATGGGGGTTTTCCGCTGTCCGGCGGGAATCCGCTGGTGCATCGCCCGGCATGACCGCGACGTCCCTGACGAGGAAATCGCCGCCGCGGCCCTGGAATGGAGCAGTTGA
- a CDS encoding ATP-binding protein, translating to MSPEELEDKLRVSHDLPYGPARTAAVEEVIRHADALGLAELQYAARIFSLQAYRYGAEPAKTFVPFAWCLAAYDRGEGDRRFDHHLFWNFKGIVSALADFPEVPLAQTQAVLDDMERRYRLAGHGMNPVHQYREMLARHIGDRDTAAEQFRLWDASPRGELSDCVGCEPNGKINHLVWLGRDEDAVAAALPVLTGQLNCREQPHSIRTDLLLPYLRTGRLTEAAEAHRSAYRAVQHDRAELGLIAKHLVFCARTGNQPRGLDILTRHLGWLDEPSNPNAAMRFAAAGALLLTRVIEAGHPDTPVRRPAHRDRAAVDWPATALRDELADQALALAARFDARNGSTEQGDRIRATLAAETLVEHLPLSGPARAATRLSVATPPPVSYPDTPGDLADAAEAATHREDDEVAAALWARFDQVCPEPPPLLRARRLAATAQAGFDTDPDGAKHCLRESIALFAEHGEPVRAETSRSRLGLVHCYDGDGDTGLALLRAAVEALRTAGDEEALIRAESRLVDGHFRLDEDETAARLARELVQRTDGHPDRQLAADMLVLATHMELGLGEEGVPAALDLARRGLAVLRELAPAGALWQHLCTTGNLTAATGELEAGYTLLTEAFQAVDPVVRSYALHEAGRVAMAMERKADGYRHLTDAVAEALRHQVESLPRIRIDLAIAAMAMDLPEEAADAAEEAIAAIEDPDLLARAKFILADPYRVLGQHDSALALLDDVAAHCAAGDNVYGLAQMHGIAADILDELDRDAQSAQRHLAAAEALSRVEETLRELAHRRRAALSWHWAREPGQARAALATADQLATTLGQEPEEVFNRAILDYDAARILSAAEDLNPALARANAAAEQFRSLNGAEEPTLTADVLRGRLLVQLGRGEQAHPLLTAALARLPQDAPQREQIEALLTEIGPVAEEPEPPRSRWPWRNRG from the coding sequence GTGAGCCCCGAGGAACTCGAGGACAAGCTCCGGGTCAGCCACGACCTGCCCTACGGCCCGGCTCGCACCGCCGCGGTCGAGGAGGTCATCCGGCACGCCGACGCGCTCGGCCTGGCCGAACTCCAGTACGCCGCCCGGATCTTCAGCCTGCAGGCCTACCGCTACGGCGCCGAACCGGCCAAGACCTTCGTGCCCTTCGCCTGGTGCCTGGCCGCCTACGACCGCGGCGAGGGCGACCGGCGCTTCGACCACCACCTGTTCTGGAACTTCAAGGGCATCGTCAGCGCACTGGCCGACTTCCCCGAGGTCCCCCTGGCCCAGACCCAGGCCGTGCTCGACGACATGGAACGCCGCTACCGGCTGGCCGGCCACGGCATGAATCCCGTGCACCAGTACCGGGAAATGCTCGCCAGGCACATCGGCGACCGGGACACCGCCGCCGAACAGTTCCGGCTCTGGGACGCCAGCCCGCGCGGCGAACTCTCCGACTGCGTCGGCTGCGAACCCAACGGCAAGATCAACCACCTGGTCTGGCTGGGCCGGGACGAGGACGCGGTGGCCGCCGCGCTGCCGGTGCTCACCGGGCAGCTCAACTGCCGGGAACAACCGCACAGCATCCGCACCGACCTGCTGCTGCCCTACCTGCGCACCGGCAGGCTCACCGAGGCGGCCGAGGCCCACCGCAGCGCCTACCGGGCCGTCCAGCACGACCGCGCCGAACTCGGCCTGATCGCCAAACACCTCGTCTTCTGCGCCCGCACCGGCAACCAGCCGCGCGGCCTGGACATCCTGACCCGCCACCTCGGCTGGCTCGACGAACCCAGCAACCCCAACGCCGCCATGCGCTTCGCCGCCGCGGGCGCGCTGCTGCTGACCAGGGTGATCGAGGCCGGTCACCCGGACACCCCGGTCCGCCGCCCCGCGCACCGCGACCGGGCCGCCGTGGACTGGCCGGCCACCGCGCTGCGCGACGAACTCGCCGACCAGGCCCTGGCCCTGGCCGCCCGTTTCGACGCCCGCAACGGCAGCACCGAACAGGGCGACCGGATCCGCGCCACCCTGGCCGCGGAAACCCTGGTCGAGCACCTGCCGCTGTCCGGCCCGGCCCGCGCCGCCACCCGCCTGAGCGTGGCCACGCCGCCGCCGGTCAGCTACCCGGACACCCCCGGCGACCTCGCCGACGCGGCCGAGGCCGCCACCCACCGCGAGGACGACGAGGTCGCCGCGGCGCTGTGGGCCCGCTTCGACCAGGTGTGCCCGGAACCGCCGCCGCTGCTGCGCGCCCGGCGACTGGCCGCCACCGCGCAGGCCGGCTTCGACACCGACCCGGACGGCGCCAAGCACTGCCTGCGCGAGTCCATCGCGCTCTTCGCCGAGCACGGCGAACCGGTGCGCGCCGAGACCTCCCGCAGTCGCCTCGGCCTGGTGCACTGTTACGACGGCGACGGCGACACCGGACTCGCCCTGCTGCGCGCGGCCGTCGAGGCACTGCGCACGGCGGGGGACGAGGAGGCGTTGATCCGCGCCGAGTCCAGGCTCGTCGACGGCCACTTCCGCCTGGACGAGGACGAGACCGCGGCCCGGCTGGCCCGGGAGCTGGTCCAGCGCACCGACGGGCACCCGGACCGGCAACTCGCCGCCGACATGCTGGTACTGGCCACCCACATGGAACTGGGCCTCGGCGAGGAAGGCGTCCCCGCCGCACTCGATCTCGCCCGGCGCGGCCTGGCCGTGCTCCGCGAACTGGCGCCGGCCGGCGCGCTGTGGCAGCACCTGTGCACCACCGGCAACCTGACCGCCGCGACCGGTGAGCTGGAAGCCGGTTACACCCTGCTCACCGAGGCGTTCCAGGCCGTCGACCCGGTCGTGCGCAGCTACGCCCTGCACGAGGCCGGCCGGGTGGCCATGGCCATGGAGCGCAAGGCCGACGGCTACCGGCACCTCACCGACGCGGTCGCCGAGGCCCTGCGCCACCAGGTCGAATCCCTGCCCCGGATCAGGATCGACCTGGCCATCGCGGCCATGGCCATGGACCTGCCGGAGGAGGCCGCCGACGCCGCCGAGGAGGCCATCGCCGCGATCGAGGACCCGGACCTGCTGGCCCGCGCCAAGTTCATCCTGGCCGACCCCTACCGCGTGCTCGGCCAGCACGACTCGGCGCTGGCCCTGCTGGATGACGTCGCCGCGCACTGCGCCGCCGGGGACAACGTCTACGGCCTGGCCCAGATGCACGGCATCGCCGCGGACATCCTGGACGAACTCGACCGCGACGCCCAGTCCGCCCAGCGCCACCTCGCCGCCGCCGAGGCGCTGAGCCGGGTCGAGGAGACCCTGCGCGAACTCGCCCACCGCCGCCGCGCCGCCCTGTCCTGGCACTGGGCCCGCGAACCCGGACAGGCCCGCGCCGCCCTGGCCACCGCCGACCAGCTCGCCACCACACTGGGCCAGGAGCCCGAAGAGGTCTTCAACCGCGCCATCCTGGACTACGACGCGGCCCGCATCCTCTCCGCCGCCGAGGACCTCAACCCGGCGCTGGCCAGGGCGAACGCCGCCGCCGAGCAGTTCAGGAGCCTCAACGGCGCGGAGGAGCCCACGCTGACCGCCGACGTGCTGCGCGGCCGGTTGCTGGTCCAGCTCGGCCGGGGCGAGCAGGCACACCCGCTGCTCACCGCGGCCCTGGCCCGGCTGCCCCAGGACGCGCCGCAACGCGAGCAGATCGAAGCACTGCTCACCGAGATCGGCCCGGTGGCCGAGGAACCCGAGCCACCCCGATCCCGCTGGCCCTGGCGCAATCGCGGCTGA
- a CDS encoding GNAT family N-acetyltransferase, producing MDERGMQELSDAVWTPGSRWHPGELTWSRLQHLGRGPDWPTRLWRRGSTVLAWGWVDLPGSLYLQTRPESADLVGEVLDWAGSVAAEPLSVHVLDREWHLVDSLRANGYAESTVDGPFFRRMVGGLDQLPEVVLPEGFTIAEATDLVARVDIHRIAFHPSRVTVESYTKVTRAWLYRRELDLVVHAPDGRAAAFCLGWLDSRARVGTFEPVGTDPEFRGLGLARAVCLAALHRMRALGASTATVLPRGDAAYPVPARLYAGLGLAPIGRSVVFTRTR from the coding sequence GTGGACGAGCGCGGCATGCAGGAATTGTCGGACGCGGTGTGGACGCCGGGCTCCCGCTGGCATCCGGGTGAGCTGACCTGGTCCCGGTTGCAGCATCTCGGTCGCGGGCCGGACTGGCCGACCCGGTTGTGGCGGCGGGGATCGACGGTGCTGGCCTGGGGCTGGGTGGACCTGCCCGGCTCGCTGTACCTGCAGACCCGGCCGGAGTCGGCGGACCTGGTGGGCGAGGTGCTGGACTGGGCCGGGTCGGTGGCCGCGGAGCCGCTGTCGGTGCACGTGCTGGACCGGGAGTGGCACCTGGTGGACTCCCTGCGCGCCAACGGGTACGCCGAGTCCACTGTGGATGGTCCGTTTTTCCGGCGGATGGTCGGCGGTCTCGACCAGCTGCCGGAAGTCGTGCTGCCGGAAGGGTTCACGATCGCCGAGGCCACCGATCTTGTTGCCAGGGTGGACATCCACCGGATCGCGTTCCACCCGTCGCGGGTGACCGTGGAGAGCTACACCAAGGTCACCAGGGCCTGGTTGTACCGGCGGGAGCTGGACCTGGTGGTGCACGCCCCGGACGGCCGCGCGGCCGCGTTCTGCCTGGGCTGGCTGGATTCGCGGGCCAGGGTCGGCACGTTCGAGCCGGTGGGCACCGATCCGGAGTTCCGCGGGCTGGGCCTGGCCAGGGCGGTGTGCCTGGCCGCACTGCACCGGATGCGGGCGCTGGGCGCGAGCACGGCCACCGTGCTACCCAGGGGCGATGCCGCCTACCCGGTGCCCGCGCGGCTCTACGCCGGGCTGGGTCTGGCGCCGATCGGCCGATCGGTGGTGTTCACCCGAACCCGCTGA
- a CDS encoding M28 family metallopeptidase, which yields MRRLLLAATATALLLPATPATATARPAINPGTAAVLPAATLATTAVRIGTTPRIASDRIAATLAAATSRSAATPGIASSQTTATPDTSATPALATPRIPADATVAHGASAPAAPDIPVAAVQRHLARFDAIAAANGGNRAHGRPGYRASIDHLKSIVDTAGFRTTLQPFTYRGATGWNLIADWPGGDESDVLLTGAHLDSVTTAPGVNDNGSGSAAILEVALAVAREKPAVKRHLRFAWWGAEELWMIGSAHYVNTLPAAERAKIKSYLNVDMIGSVNTAYFVLDGDRYPAGSLAIERALKEYYARIGVPVEDLDMGGRGDHASFTRYNIPVGGPFTGAEGRKTAAQARKWGGTAGAPYDPCYHRACDTARNIDVTALDRNTDAVAHAVWSLSG from the coding sequence ATGCGAAGACTGCTCCTCGCCGCCACGGCCACCGCCCTGCTGCTCCCCGCCACCCCCGCGACGGCCACTGCCCGGCCCGCCATCAACCCCGGGACCGCCGCCGTCCTGCCCGCCGCCACCCTCGCGACCACCGCTGTCCGGATCGGCACCACTCCGCGGATCGCCTCCGACCGGATCGCCGCCACCCTCGCGGCCGCCACTTCCCGGAGCGCCGCCACTCCGGGAATCGCCTCCAGCCAAACCACCGCCACCCCGGACACCTCCGCCACCCCGGCCCTCGCCACCCCGCGAATCCCCGCCGACGCGACCGTCGCCCACGGCGCTTCCGCCCCCGCCGCCCCCGACATCCCGGTCGCCGCCGTGCAACGCCACCTCGCCCGCTTCGACGCCATCGCCGCAGCCAACGGCGGCAACCGCGCGCACGGCCGCCCCGGCTACCGCGCCTCCATCGACCACCTCAAGTCCATTGTGGACACCGCGGGCTTCCGCACCACCCTGCAGCCCTTCACCTACCGCGGCGCCACCGGCTGGAACCTGATCGCCGACTGGCCCGGCGGCGACGAGTCCGACGTGCTGCTCACCGGCGCGCACCTGGACAGCGTCACCACCGCCCCCGGCGTCAACGACAACGGCTCCGGCTCGGCCGCGATCCTGGAGGTCGCCCTCGCCGTGGCCAGGGAGAAGCCCGCGGTCAAACGGCACCTGCGGTTCGCCTGGTGGGGTGCGGAGGAACTGTGGATGATCGGCTCGGCGCACTACGTCAACACCCTGCCTGCCGCCGAGCGCGCCAAGATCAAGTCCTACCTCAACGTGGACATGATCGGCTCGGTGAACACCGCCTACTTCGTGCTCGACGGCGACCGCTACCCCGCGGGCTCGCTGGCCATCGAACGCGCGCTGAAGGAGTACTACGCCCGGATCGGCGTGCCGGTGGAGGACCTGGACATGGGCGGCCGCGGCGACCACGCCTCCTTCACCCGGTACAACATCCCGGTCGGCGGCCCGTTCACCGGCGCCGAGGGCCGCAAGACCGCCGCCCAGGCCCGCAAGTGGGGCGGCACCGCGGGTGCGCCCTATGACCCCTGTTACCACCGGGCCTGCGACACCGCGCGCAACATCGACGTCACCGCGCTGGACCGCAACACCGACGCGGTCGCGCACGCGGTCTGGTCCCTGTCCGGCTGA